One region of Flavobacterium sp. KACC 22763 genomic DNA includes:
- a CDS encoding efflux RND transporter periplasmic adaptor subunit, whose amino-acid sequence MKNISSSYLTAIPIAIGSKGFTQRAQSLISLRALRFVFAFFAVISITSCNEKKTEEPQEEEKSTTEVALTESQYKTVGIETGSVEDRNLNKVIKANGYTTVPPQNSAEVSTLIGGTVKDIFVLEGTYVNKGKVLATIQNLEVIGMQEDYQSAVANVEYLQLEYNRQKTLSDENVNPRKTFQEVKAKLAAERARAQAAKNKLDALHVNTKGTTSVVPIVSPINGFVGKINIAKGAFANTGISLFEVVDNSQMHLDLNVYEKDLGSISIGQVIDFVLTNQSNKSIKGKIFGINKSFSNESKTVAVHAKIDPADAKGLIPGMYVSANINITNATVPALPKDAVVKNADKYFVFIEEAEHAEEKHEHAAGEKEETHEKEVHFKAIEVMPGTTDLGFTEVKFVNDIPANAKIVTKGAFYLLSAMKGGGEHTH is encoded by the coding sequence ATGAAAAATATATCTAGTAGTTATTTAACCGCAATCCCGATAGCTATCGGGAGCAAAGGATTTACGCAAAGAGCGCAAAGTTTAATTTCCTTGCGTGCCTTGCGCTTTGTCTTTGCGTTCTTTGCGGTTATTTCTATAACAAGTTGCAATGAAAAGAAAACTGAAGAACCACAGGAAGAAGAAAAGTCAACTACAGAAGTAGCTTTAACGGAATCTCAATACAAAACTGTCGGAATTGAAACAGGTTCTGTAGAAGATAGAAACCTTAACAAAGTCATCAAGGCCAATGGCTACACGACAGTTCCTCCGCAAAATTCAGCTGAAGTTTCGACTTTAATTGGCGGAACAGTAAAGGATATTTTTGTTTTGGAAGGAACGTATGTAAATAAAGGGAAAGTTCTAGCAACGATTCAGAATTTGGAAGTTATAGGAATGCAGGAAGATTATCAGTCGGCTGTTGCCAATGTTGAGTATTTGCAGTTAGAATACAATCGTCAGAAAACATTAAGCGACGAAAATGTAAATCCGAGAAAGACTTTTCAGGAAGTAAAAGCCAAATTGGCTGCCGAAAGAGCTCGTGCACAAGCTGCAAAAAATAAACTCGATGCTTTGCATGTCAATACAAAAGGAACAACCTCTGTAGTACCAATTGTTTCGCCAATAAATGGTTTTGTTGGAAAAATCAATATTGCGAAAGGAGCTTTTGCCAACACTGGGATTTCGCTTTTTGAAGTGGTAGATAATAGTCAGATGCATTTGGATTTGAATGTATATGAAAAAGATTTAGGTTCAATTTCGATTGGTCAGGTAATTGACTTTGTTTTAACTAATCAGTCGAATAAATCGATCAAAGGAAAGATATTTGGAATTAATAAATCTTTTTCTAACGAAAGTAAAACCGTTGCTGTACATGCCAAAATTGATCCTGCTGATGCCAAAGGACTAATCCCGGGAATGTATGTTTCGGCGAATATTAATATTACGAATGCAACAGTTCCAGCGCTTCCAAAAGATGCAGTAGTCAAAAATGCAGACAAGTATTTCGTTTTTATTGAAGAAGCAGAACATGCAGAAGAAAAACACGAGCATGCAGCAGGAGAAAAGGAAGAGACTCACGAGAAAGAAGTACACTTTAAAGCCATAGAAGTTATGCCAGGAACAACCGATTTAGGTTTTACTGAAGTGAAGTTCGTAAATGATATTCCAGCTAACGCAAAAATTGTAACGAAAGGGGCATTTTATCTGCTTTCAGCAATGAAGGGCGGAGGAGAGCATACGCATTAA